One window from the genome of Arcobacter sp. CECT 8986 encodes:
- the fliS gene encoding flagellar export chaperone FliS — MGIEAYQQQNAVSDDPYVLILKLYEGLLKYLSFVKNAMENGDIEQKFTYINKSIAIFDELRNVLDFDGGDVAYYLDGLYLYQIETLFSAGIDDNINSINQVMKVTQGLIDAWKDETGL, encoded by the coding sequence ATGGGAATTGAAGCATACCAACAACAAAATGCTGTATCTGATGATCCATATGTACTGATATTAAAGTTATATGAAGGATTATTAAAATACTTATCTTTTGTAAAGAATGCTATGGAAAATGGCGATATTGAGCAAAAATTTACTTATATAAATAAGTCTATTGCTATTTTTGATGAGTTAAGAAATGTTCTAGATTTTGATGGTGGGGATGTAGCATATTATCTTGATGGTCTTTACCTATATCAAATTGAGACACTATTTTCTGCAGGAATTGACGATAATATAAATTCTATAAACCAGGTTATGAAGGTAACTCAAGGTTTAATTGACGCATGGAAAGACGAAACTGGTCTTTAG
- the acpS gene encoding holo-ACP synthase, with the protein MIGIDVTSIDRIKRMFDKFGIKAYQRFLSEDEIKLVKRAETAAGFWAAKEAASKAIGTGIGKDCGFHDIKISKDELGAPKLKYKKHIRKKFNIKKSHLSITHDANLAIAVVKNSKKKK; encoded by the coding sequence ATGATAGGAATAGATGTAACTTCAATAGATAGAATAAAAAGAATGTTTGATAAATTTGGAATAAAAGCTTATCAAAGATTTTTAAGTGAAGATGAAATAAAACTTGTAAAAAGAGCAGAAACTGCTGCTGGTTTTTGGGCTGCTAAAGAAGCAGCTAGTAAAGCTATTGGAACAGGTATTGGAAAAGATTGTGGATTTCACGATATTAAAATATCAAAAGATGAGTTGGGTGCACCAAAATTAAAATATAAAAAACATATAAGAAAAAAATTTAATATAAAAAAATCTCATCTTTCAATAACACATGATGCAAATTTAGCAATTGCAGTGGTAAAAAATAGTAAAAAGAAAAAGTAA
- the fliD gene encoding flagellar filament capping protein FliD, whose protein sequence is MAEGILGLGTGQSTSLNQDLIDKLKEADRKAQVEPLETDLDNLEKESEKKDEIMVKYNDLLDSIKDFDLFNTSGINAFQQKAATASGSSVVFDAADVATLDTGTTSVIVTQIAQKDVYQSNSIDATTKDATVDAGTLSIAVGSNAATDIDTTGKTYDELATEINNLDGVSASVEQVGSDSFRLIIRSEETGTDNALSITGAASSALGYTTDNTTINEANHTLSAKNMQATVDGVAYDSSSNTITVAGGLKITATTIGESSLSVSDDTNSIIDGINNFVDKYNEFMNMVNDELTDANTPISNKSSLRSLVDGVKNIVLGTFGDDQNSLFKYGFEMDTNTFDLKVDTAKLQESLENNFDEVYDLFIGKAESKGLGTQLVEYMNDQTRTDGILDTYDDYLTNRKDTLTKEKDDAIEDLDSKYSTMSQQFAEYTSIITKMQSSFSGLQMMIAQSQASS, encoded by the coding sequence ATGGCTGAAGGAATCTTAGGACTAGGAACAGGGCAATCAACTTCGTTAAATCAAGATTTGATTGATAAATTAAAAGAAGCAGATAGAAAAGCTCAAGTTGAGCCATTAGAAACTGACTTAGATAATCTTGAAAAAGAGAGTGAGAAAAAAGATGAAATTATGGTTAAATATAATGATCTTTTGGACTCTATAAAAGATTTTGACTTATTTAATACATCAGGAATTAATGCATTTCAACAAAAAGCGGCTACTGCTTCAGGTTCATCAGTTGTATTTGATGCAGCAGATGTAGCAACTCTTGATACAGGAACTACAAGTGTTATTGTAACACAAATAGCACAAAAAGATGTATATCAATCAAATAGTATTGATGCTACAACAAAAGATGCAACAGTTGATGCAGGTACATTAAGTATTGCAGTTGGAAGTAATGCAGCAACAGATATTGATACAACTGGTAAAACATATGATGAATTAGCAACAGAGATTAATAATCTTGATGGGGTTTCAGCTTCAGTTGAGCAAGTTGGAAGTGATTCATTTAGACTTATTATTAGAAGTGAAGAGACAGGAACTGATAATGCTTTATCAATTACTGGTGCTGCAAGTAGTGCTTTAGGTTATACAACTGATAACACAACTATAAATGAAGCAAATCACACATTAAGTGCAAAAAATATGCAAGCAACAGTTGATGGTGTTGCTTATGATTCTTCTTCAAATACAATTACAGTTGCAGGTGGTTTGAAAATTACTGCAACAACAATTGGAGAATCAAGTTTATCTGTTAGTGATGATACTAATTCAATTATTGATGGAATCAATAACTTTGTAGATAAGTATAATGAATTTATGAATATGGTAAATGATGAGTTAACAGATGCTAATACACCAATATCAAATAAATCTTCTTTAAGAAGTTTAGTAGATGGTGTTAAAAATATTGTATTAGGAACTTTTGGAGATGACCAAAATTCATTGTTTAAATATGGATTTGAAATGGATACTAATACATTTGATTTAAAAGTTGATACAGCAAAACTTCAAGAGTCATTAGAAAATAACTTTGATGAAGTTTATGATTTATTTATTGGTAAAGCAGAGAGTAAAGGTCTTGGTACACAATTAGTTGAATATATGAATGACCAAACAAGAACAGATGGTATCCTTGATACATATGATGATTATTTAACTAATAGAAAAGATACTTTAACAAAAGAAAAAGATGATGCAATTGAAGATTTAGATAGTAAGTATAGTACTATGTCTCAACAATTTGCTGAGTACACATCTATAATAACAAAAATGCAATCTTCTTTCTCTGGGTTACAAATGATGATTGCACAATCGCAAGCAAGTAGCTAG
- the rimO gene encoding 30S ribosomal protein S12 methylthiotransferase RimO, whose translation MKFSKEKPQKSLHLVSLGCTKNLVDSEVMLGKLSEYKLTNDNENADVIIVNTCGFIDSAKEESINTILNLHEQRKKDSVLVMAGCLSERYKEDLQKELPEIDVFTGVGDYDRIDELVQQKQSNFKNEVFLANDTNERVITGSNYHAYVKLSEGCNQACSFCAIPSFKGKLHSRTLQSLVKEVKSLVSKGFVDFSFVSQDSSSFLRDLGHKDGLIDLIDEIEKIDGIKTARILYLYPSTTSLELIDKIADSKVFVNYFDMPLQHISASMLKIMKRGKGVEKLRELMSHMKSKPNSFVRTTFIAGHPGEKQEDFEELCKYVEEFKFDRANVFSYSDEEGTTAYENENKIEQETIDNRAEALGEIIADTTISSLEEEIGKTFEVYVDNESDEHEYLLSARKTIWAPEIDGEIYINDNELEEQIEFGKMYKVKATELVGDKILATIIEKCN comes from the coding sequence ATGAAATTTTCCAAAGAAAAACCACAAAAAAGCCTACATTTAGTATCTTTAGGTTGTACAAAAAACCTAGTTGATTCAGAAGTAATGCTTGGTAAATTAAGTGAATATAAACTTACAAATGATAATGAAAATGCTGATGTTATCATTGTAAATACATGTGGATTTATTGATAGTGCAAAAGAAGAGAGTATTAATACAATATTAAATTTACATGAGCAAAGAAAAAAAGATTCAGTATTAGTTATGGCTGGATGTTTAAGTGAAAGATATAAAGAAGACTTACAAAAAGAGTTACCTGAAATTGATGTTTTTACTGGGGTTGGAGATTATGATAGAATTGATGAGTTAGTTCAACAAAAACAATCAAATTTTAAAAACGAAGTATTTTTGGCAAATGATACAAATGAAAGAGTAATTACTGGATCAAACTATCACGCTTATGTAAAATTAAGTGAAGGATGTAATCAAGCATGTTCTTTCTGTGCAATTCCTAGCTTTAAAGGAAAACTTCATTCAAGAACTTTACAATCACTTGTAAAAGAGGTTAAATCACTTGTATCTAAAGGTTTTGTTGATTTCTCTTTTGTTTCACAAGACTCTTCATCTTTTTTAAGAGATTTAGGTCATAAAGATGGTTTAATTGATTTAATCGATGAAATTGAAAAGATAGATGGAATAAAAACAGCTAGAATTTTATATCTATATCCATCTACTACTTCATTAGAGTTAATAGATAAAATTGCAGACTCAAAAGTTTTTGTAAACTATTTTGATATGCCTTTACAACATATAAGTGCATCAATGTTAAAAATTATGAAAAGAGGAAAAGGTGTAGAAAAATTAAGAGAATTAATGTCTCATATGAAATCTAAACCAAACTCTTTTGTAAGAACTACATTTATTGCAGGTCATCCAGGTGAAAAACAAGAAGATTTTGAAGAGTTATGCAAATATGTTGAAGAGTTTAAATTTGATAGAGCAAATGTATTCTCTTATTCTGATGAAGAAGGAACAACTGCATACGAAAATGAAAACAAAATAGAACAAGAAACAATAGATAATAGAGCAGAAGCTTTAGGTGAAATTATTGCAGATACTACAATTTCATCATTAGAAGAAGAGATTGGTAAAACATTTGAAGTTTATGTAGATAATGAAAGTGATGAGCATGAATATCTATTAAGTGCAAGAAAAACTATTTGGGCTCCAGAAATTGATGGAGAAATTTATATAAATGACAATGAACTTGAAGAACAAATTGAGTTTGGTAAAATGTATAAAGTAAAAGCAACAGAACTTGTTGGTGATAAAATATTAGCTACAATTATTGAAAAATGCAACTAA
- a CDS encoding ABC transporter permease → MKLLFKKLFYLIIMLFIISIISFLAINLAPNSFFASGELNPNITKESIEHLKAIYGLDKPLYMQYISWLKAILHLNFGISFSSGSLVKDEILQRLPITLILNISSMILIFVISLYLGIKAALNKSKTSDKVTTQLSLLSFSMPSFYLALILILIFAVNLKIFPIAGVHSVKDDGSLTYYLDFIWHLILPIFVIVFAGIGSLTLYVRSLVIEILKSDYIFYAKARGLSKKQILRYYILPNLYPPVITLLGLSLPGVIGGSVILESIFSIDGMGLLFYKSALAHDYPVIMGILIITAFLTLLGNILADVILLKLNPNYNNA, encoded by the coding sequence ATGAAGTTACTTTTTAAAAAGCTTTTTTATCTTATTATTATGCTTTTTATAATCAGTATAATCTCTTTTTTAGCTATAAATTTAGCTCCAAATTCATTTTTTGCAAGTGGAGAATTAAATCCAAATATTACAAAAGAATCAATAGAGCATCTAAAAGCAATATACGGTCTTGACAAACCACTTTATATGCAATATATCTCATGGCTTAAAGCAATACTACATTTAAATTTTGGGATATCTTTTTCTAGTGGAAGTTTAGTAAAAGATGAAATATTACAAAGATTACCAATTACATTGATATTAAATATCTCATCTATGATATTAATATTTGTTATCTCTTTATATCTGGGAATAAAAGCTGCTTTAAATAAAAGTAAAACTTCAGACAAAGTTACAACACAATTATCACTATTGAGTTTTTCTATGCCATCTTTTTATTTGGCATTGATTTTAATACTTATATTTGCTGTAAATTTAAAGATATTTCCTATTGCAGGAGTTCATTCTGTAAAAGATGATGGAAGTTTAACTTACTATTTGGATTTTATATGGCATTTAATTTTGCCAATCTTTGTGATTGTTTTTGCAGGAATAGGAAGTCTTACTTTATATGTAAGGTCACTTGTAATAGAGATACTAAAAAGTGATTATATATTTTATGCAAAAGCAAGGGGACTTAGTAAAAAACAGATTTTAAGATATTATATTTTACCAAATTTATATCCTCCTGTTATAACTTTACTTGGACTTTCATTACCAGGAGTTATTGGGGGAAGTGTTATTTTAGAATCTATTTTTTCTATTGATGGGATGGGATTACTTTTTTATAAAAGTGCATTGGCACATGATTATCCAGTTATTATGGGTATTCTTATTATTACAGCTTTTCTAACACTTCTTGGAAATATACTAGCTGATGTAATTCTTTTAAAACTTAATCCTAATTATAATAATGCTTAA
- the panC gene encoding pantoate--beta-alanine ligase yields the protein MKILKTIEELKEVRNNITEGTIGFVPTMGALHDGHISLIKQARNENDIVIVSIFLNPTQFLPGEDLDNYPKKDEADKKICEMCKADYLFMPDASTMYEKEEVLIKAPNKSYILEGASRPGHFDGVLQVVLKLFNLTRPTNAYFGKKDAQQLTLIQQMVRNLFLNINIIPCDIVREKDGLALSSRNVYLNNEQRQEALKISKSLTKAGQLIGKKEFDVKTIKAAMKEVMNSLDIEYIEIVNRNFEPIDTIELKNTIILVVARFGNTRLLDNLWV from the coding sequence TTGAAAATATTAAAAACTATTGAAGAATTAAAAGAAGTAAGAAATAATATTACAGAAGGTACTATTGGATTTGTACCAACAATGGGTGCATTACACGATGGACATATATCACTTATAAAACAAGCTAGAAATGAAAATGATATAGTCATTGTATCTATATTTTTAAATCCAACACAATTTCTTCCTGGAGAAGATTTAGATAATTATCCAAAAAAAGATGAAGCAGATAAAAAAATCTGTGAAATGTGCAAAGCTGATTATCTTTTTATGCCAGATGCTTCAACAATGTATGAAAAAGAAGAAGTTTTAATAAAAGCTCCAAATAAAAGTTATATTTTAGAAGGTGCTAGTAGACCAGGACATTTTGATGGTGTTTTACAAGTAGTTTTAAAACTATTTAATTTAACTAGACCAACAAATGCATATTTTGGTAAAAAAGATGCACAACAACTAACACTAATTCAACAAATGGTTAGAAATCTTTTTTTAAATATAAATATCATTCCTTGTGATATTGTAAGGGAAAAAGATGGTCTTGCACTAAGTAGTAGAAATGTTTATTTAAATAATGAGCAAAGACAAGAAGCACTAAAAATATCAAAATCTCTTACAAAAGCTGGTCAACTTATTGGTAAAAAAGAGTTTGATGTAAAAACTATTAAAGCTGCGATGAAAGAAGTAATGAATAGTTTAGATATTGAGTATATTGAAATTGTTAATAGAAATTTTGAACCAATTGATACAATAGAATTAAAAAATACAATAATTTTAGTAGTTGCAAGATTTGGTAATACAAGATTACTTGATAACCTTTGGGTTTAA
- a CDS encoding class II 3-deoxy-7-phosphoheptulonate synthase: MNNWSPSSWRDFPIKQQPQYKDLENLAKVEAELSSYPPLIFAGEARSLKSKLADVVNGKSFLLQGGDCAESFNAFNANNIKDLFKVMMQMAVVLTFSGGCPVVKVGRVAGQFAKPRSADFEEVNGIALPSYRGDIVNGIEFNENERIPKPKKLLKAYNQSAATLNLLRAFARGGMADLNKVHSWNLDFVKGNTLGTKYEELADKISETLNFMKSCGITSANTNQLSETTLYTSHEALLLNYEQALTRKDSLTGDWYDCSAHMLWIGDRTRGLEDAHIEYFRGIKNPIGCKVGPSMNEDELIKLIDKLNPENEAGRLNLIVRMGAEKIADNFPKLLAKVKAEGKNVLWSSDPMHGNTIKADNGFKTRDFEAILSEVKQFFQIHKAEGTYAGGIHLEMTGQNVTECTGSCSSAITQEGLASRYHTQCDPRLNADQALELSFMIADTLKEARKDIIL, translated from the coding sequence ATGAATAATTGGAGTCCAAGTAGCTGGAGAGATTTTCCTATAAAGCAACAGCCACAATATAAAGACTTAGAAAATTTAGCAAAGGTTGAAGCAGAATTATCTTCATATCCTCCACTTATTTTTGCGGGAGAAGCAAGAAGTTTAAAAAGTAAATTAGCAGATGTAGTAAATGGTAAATCTTTTTTACTTCAAGGTGGAGATTGCGCTGAATCATTTAATGCATTTAATGCAAATAATATAAAAGATTTATTTAAAGTTATGATGCAAATGGCAGTTGTTTTAACTTTCTCAGGTGGATGTCCTGTTGTAAAAGTTGGAAGAGTTGCAGGTCAATTTGCAAAACCAAGAAGTGCAGACTTTGAAGAAGTAAATGGTATAGCATTACCTTCATATAGAGGTGATATTGTAAATGGTATTGAATTTAATGAAAATGAAAGAATTCCAAAACCTAAAAAACTTTTAAAAGCATACAATCAAAGTGCAGCAACTCTTAACTTATTAAGAGCATTTGCAAGAGGTGGTATGGCAGATTTAAATAAAGTACACTCTTGGAATTTAGATTTTGTTAAAGGTAATACTTTAGGTACAAAGTATGAAGAATTAGCAGATAAAATTTCAGAAACATTAAACTTTATGAAATCATGTGGAATTACATCAGCAAATACAAATCAGTTAAGTGAAACAACTTTATATACTTCTCATGAAGCATTGTTATTAAACTATGAACAAGCATTAACAAGAAAAGATTCACTTACTGGTGATTGGTATGATTGTAGTGCTCATATGTTATGGATTGGTGATAGAACAAGAGGATTAGAAGATGCTCATATTGAGTATTTTAGAGGTATCAAAAATCCTATTGGATGTAAAGTTGGTCCATCTATGAATGAAGATGAATTAATAAAATTAATTGATAAATTAAATCCAGAAAATGAAGCTGGAAGATTAAACTTAATTGTAAGAATGGGAGCTGAAAAAATTGCAGATAATTTCCCAAAACTTTTAGCAAAAGTTAAAGCTGAAGGTAAAAATGTATTATGGTCAAGTGATCCAATGCATGGAAATACAATTAAAGCAGACAATGGTTTTAAAACAAGAGATTTTGAAGCTATTTTATCTGAAGTTAAACAATTTTTCCAAATTCATAAAGCTGAAGGTACATATGCAGGTGGAATTCACTTAGAAATGACAGGACAAAATGTAACTGAATGTACAGGTTCTTGTTCTTCTGCAATTACTCAAGAAGGTTTAGCAAGTAGATATCACACACAATGTGACCCAAGATTAAATGCTGACCAAGCTTTAGAATTATCATTTATGATAGCAGATACTTTAAAAGAAGCTAGAAAAGATATAATATTATAA
- the tilS gene encoding tRNA lysidine(34) synthetase TilS: MQLNLDELTSSKNLLAFSAGVDSTALFFLLKENNISFDIAIVNYNLREQSKQEVEYAKYLANKFNKKIYLKEVNLSGSNFEKRARDIRYNFFEEIINKNNYNTLITAHQLNDKLEWFLMQLSKGAGLSELLGLQKVQNKSTYKIFRPILDISKEELESFLIKNKIDYFVDKSNFEEKYKRNYFRHNFSNQFLNEFKNGIKNSFEYLQEDLNSLNINFTEIFKDKELSIFQKVDDNNINIKVIDKHLKKIGILISKAQREEIIKQKESVISNRIVICLLDKYIWICPYIKEPMEKEFKEYCRKNRIPKLCRSYIYKENIKIDIL, translated from the coding sequence ATGCAACTAAACTTAGACGAATTAACATCTAGCAAAAACTTACTAGCTTTTTCTGCTGGTGTTGATTCTACTGCACTATTTTTTCTACTAAAAGAAAATAACATCTCTTTTGATATTGCAATTGTAAACTATAATTTAAGAGAACAATCAAAACAAGAAGTTGAATATGCTAAATATTTAGCGAATAAATTTAATAAAAAAATCTATTTAAAAGAAGTTAATCTATCTGGAAGTAATTTTGAAAAAAGAGCAAGAGATATTAGATATAACTTCTTTGAAGAGATAATTAATAAAAATAATTACAATACTTTAATCACAGCACATCAATTAAATGATAAACTAGAATGGTTTTTAATGCAGTTATCAAAGGGTGCTGGACTTAGTGAACTACTTGGTTTACAAAAGGTTCAAAATAAATCTACATATAAAATATTTAGACCTATTTTAGATATTTCAAAAGAAGAACTTGAAAGTTTTTTAATAAAAAACAAAATAGATTACTTTGTTGATAAGTCAAACTTTGAAGAGAAATACAAAAGAAACTATTTTAGACATAACTTCTCAAATCAATTTCTAAATGAGTTTAAAAATGGTATTAAAAATAGTTTTGAATATTTACAAGAAGATTTAAATTCATTAAATATCAATTTTACAGAAATATTCAAAGATAAAGAACTATCAATTTTTCAAAAAGTAGATGATAATAATATCAATATAAAAGTAATAGATAAACATTTAAAAAAAATAGGTATTTTAATATCAAAAGCTCAAAGAGAAGAGATAATAAAGCAAAAAGAGTCTGTTATATCAAATAGAATAGTTATTTGCTTACTAGATAAGTATATATGGATTTGTCCTTATATAAAAGAACCTATGGAAAAAGAGTTTAAAGAATATTGTAGAAAAAACAGAATTCCTAAATTATGTAGGAGCTATATCTATAAAGAAAATATAAAAATAGATATTTTATAA
- the serB gene encoding phosphoserine phosphatase SerB: protein MKLAVFDFDSTLMDGETIDFLAKPLGLEEKVAKITEEAMAGRLDFFESLVERVSLLKGLEYQKAVEICKDLPLMPGAYETVKELKNMGYKVVCFSGGFRIGTTPAKNKLGLDADFSNILHEKNGILTGLVGGDMMFGFSKGDMIQRVQAMLGVSVEDTLVAGDGANDVSMFPYASKKVAFCAKEVLKKQANIIVDKKDLTQILEHI, encoded by the coding sequence ATGAAATTAGCAGTTTTTGATTTTGATTCTACATTAATGGATGGAGAAACAATAGACTTTTTAGCAAAGCCACTTGGACTTGAAGAAAAAGTTGCAAAAATAACTGAAGAGGCAATGGCAGGAAGACTTGACTTCTTTGAATCTTTAGTTGAAAGAGTTTCTTTATTAAAAGGTTTAGAATATCAAAAAGCAGTAGAAATATGTAAAGATTTACCTTTAATGCCAGGTGCGTACGAAACAGTAAAAGAGTTAAAAAATATGGGTTATAAAGTAGTATGCTTCTCAGGAGGATTCAGAATAGGAACAACTCCTGCAAAAAACAAACTTGGTCTTGATGCAGATTTTTCAAATATTTTACATGAAAAAAATGGGATATTAACAGGTTTAGTTGGTGGAGATATGATGTTTGGATTTTCTAAAGGTGATATGATTCAAAGAGTACAAGCAATGCTTGGAGTATCTGTTGAAGATACTTTAGTTGCAGGTGATGGAGCAAATGACGTGAGTATGTTTCCATATGCATCTAAAAAAGTTGCATTTTGTGCAAAAGAAGTATTAAAAAAACAAGCAAATATTATAGTGGATAAAAAAGATTTAACACAAATCTTAGAGCATATTTAA
- the ruvX gene encoding Holliday junction resolvase RuvX, with the protein MKLASIDIGLKRIGVAICLTSNIVTPKNAILRKNRNQAANEINAFLKEWEIEKLIVGKPSASEEMQRRIAHFVNLLELDIPFEYCEENMSSIEAEDMIKGEIKYKRDGRVDSLAAKIILERYLSKK; encoded by the coding sequence TTGAAACTAGCTAGTATTGATATTGGTTTAAAAAGAATTGGTGTTGCTATTTGTTTAACTTCAAATATAGTAACACCCAAAAATGCGATTTTAAGAAAAAATAGGAATCAAGCTGCAAATGAAATAAATGCTTTTTTAAAAGAGTGGGAAATTGAAAAACTAATAGTAGGTAAACCTAGTGCAAGTGAAGAGATGCAAAGAAGAATAGCACACTTTGTAAATCTTCTTGAATTAGATATTCCCTTTGAGTATTGTGAAGAGAATATGAGCTCTATTGAAGCAGAAGATATGATAAAAGGTGAAATAAAATATAAAAGAGATGGAAGAGTTGACTCTCTTGCTGCTAAAATTATTTTAGAAAGATATCTAAGTAAAAAATAG
- a CDS encoding transaldolase translates to MSLKENINFSLWCDFIERDFLENRFQEIIDEKIIHGATSNPAIFASSITSSLAYKQQLDMLKANSSKTIYEELAIKDIKRAAELLKPLYDEDNNDGFVSLEVDPTLCDDANGTIEEGIRLNSLINYDNVMIKVPATKAGYVAMKELTSQGINVNATLIFSVEQAIQCAKALDEGIKESNKDVKAVISVFVSRFDRLCDDLLVSKGFKKATLGIMNATKCYHEINKFENENIRTLFASTGVKGDELLPSYYVDNLLYPNSVNTAPLGTIEDWVKDGVKEPSDIPSLDECDEYFAKLSKADVDIKEVSQTLLNDGLEAFKVSFSDLLNKLAK, encoded by the coding sequence ATGAGTTTAAAAGAAAATATCAATTTTTCGTTATGGTGTGATTTTATTGAAAGAGATTTTTTAGAAAATAGATTTCAAGAGATTATAGATGAGAAAATAATCCATGGTGCAACTTCAAATCCAGCAATTTTTGCATCATCTATTACAAGTTCACTAGCTTACAAACAACAACTAGATATGCTAAAAGCAAATAGTTCAAAAACAATTTATGAAGAGTTAGCAATAAAAGATATAAAAAGAGCTGCTGAACTTTTAAAACCTTTATATGATGAAGATAATAATGATGGTTTTGTATCATTAGAAGTTGACCCAACTTTATGTGATGATGCAAATGGAACAATTGAAGAGGGAATTAGACTTAACTCTTTAATCAACTATGATAATGTGATGATAAAAGTTCCAGCAACAAAAGCTGGATATGTTGCAATGAAAGAGTTAACTAGTCAAGGAATCAATGTAAATGCAACACTTATTTTCTCAGTTGAACAAGCAATACAATGTGCTAAAGCTTTAGATGAGGGAATCAAAGAATCAAATAAAGATGTAAAAGCAGTTATCTCTGTTTTTGTATCAAGATTTGATAGACTTTGTGATGATTTACTTGTATCAAAAGGGTTTAAAAAAGCTACATTAGGAATAATGAATGCAACTAAATGTTATCATGAAATTAACAAATTTGAAAATGAAAATATAAGAACACTATTTGCAAGTACAGGTGTAAAAGGTGATGAGTTATTACCAAGTTATTATGTAGATAATCTTTTATATCCAAACTCTGTAAATACTGCACCTTTAGGTACAATTGAAGATTGGGTAAAAGATGGTGTGAAAGAACCTTCTGATATTCCTTCTTTAGATGAGTGTGATGAATACTTTGCAAAATTATCTAAAGCAGATGTAGATATTAAAGAGGTTTCACAAACATTATTAAATGATGGATTAGAAGCTTTTAAAGTTTCATTTAGTGATTTATTAAATAAGTTAGCAAAATAG
- a CDS encoding methylenetetrahydrofolate reductase, which translates to MFKNLIQKLQEDKYLTLETTPQHEPTMHNIIERIKKFDLQHRVDGFSATDNPLAKLKYNALFASMKLQQEFNKPVIATMSMRDRNKIALQADLLGANEFDVRAILALTGDPAKMSDQPHAKGVFESNSSMLLKIIKSFNYGMDIAGHPFKIEPKQIYPFAVTNAYARSFSSLQKKMHNKVQNGAVGIITQPVFEIDNAKKLLEIFNEAKEDVVGNKKKAQLIFGIFPITKLRTALFLSAQVPGIHVPQEWIDKLELANQISPEEEYKVGMQLSKDLFTSIKKLHPKIHLMTANKFDLADEILS; encoded by the coding sequence ATGTTTAAAAACCTTATACAAAAACTTCAAGAAGATAAATATTTAACACTAGAAACAACACCTCAACACGAACCAACAATGCATAATATTATTGAAAGAATTAAAAAGTTCGATTTACAACATAGAGTTGATGGTTTTTCAGCAACAGATAATCCACTTGCAAAATTAAAATATAATGCACTATTTGCAAGTATGAAATTACAACAAGAATTTAATAAACCAGTAATTGCAACTATGAGTATGAGAGATAGAAATAAGATAGCACTACAAGCTGACTTATTAGGTGCAAATGAATTTGATGTAAGAGCTATTTTAGCACTTACAGGAGACCCAGCTAAAATGAGTGACCAACCACATGCAAAAGGTGTATTTGAATCAAACTCATCAATGCTTTTAAAAATTATAAAATCATTTAATTATGGAATGGATATAGCAGGACATCCTTTTAAAATTGAGCCTAAACAAATCTATCCATTTGCTGTAACAAATGCCTATGCAAGAAGCTTCTCTTCTTTACAAAAGAAAATGCACAATAAAGTACAAAATGGTGCAGTAGGAATTATCACGCAACCAGTATTTGAAATTGATAATGCAAAAAAACTTTTAGAGATTTTTAATGAAGCAAAAGAAGATGTAGTAGGAAATAAGAAAAAAGCTCAACTAATATTTGGAATTTTTCCTATTACTAAACTTAGAACTGCACTATTTTTATCAGCACAAGTTCCAGGAATTCATGTACCACAAGAGTGGATTGATAAATTAGAGCTTGCAAATCAAATCTCTCCTGAAGAAGAGTATAAAGTTGGTATGCAACTAAGTAAAGATTTATTTACAAGTATAAAAAAACTTCATCCTAAAATTCATTTAATGACTGCAAATAAATTTGATTTAGCAGATGAGATTTTATCTTGA